In one window of Enoplosus armatus isolate fEnoArm2 chromosome 7, fEnoArm2.hap1, whole genome shotgun sequence DNA:
- the ebna1bp2 gene encoding probable rRNA-processing protein EBP2 — protein MIVDSATMESAEEEAQLGQESEEENSELSDDELQEAFAKGLLKPGMNVLVDRPKKLVNNTEGLKQCLADFRKDLPWVERLDLTNPPAEDVLSKVEGKVPNPTNGNVNADDDFQREMFFYRQAQASVLEALPLLKKHGIATKRPDDYFAEMAKSDQHMQKIRKKLISKQMILEKSEKAKKLREQRKFGKKVQIEVIQKRQKEKKAMMSAVKKYQKGMTDKLDFLEGDKKAGKDSAQGPKKAMNKNGSNAKRKYKDQKFGFGGKKSGKKWNTKESFNDVSSFRAKVAHAKGAKGGKKGKGGQNKRPGKSVRRKMKSRS, from the exons ATGATTGTGGATAGCGCGACTATGGAGTCCGCAGAGGAGGAGGCGCAGCTCGGGCAGGagtcagaggaggaaaacagcGAATTATCAGACGATGAG cTTCAAGAAGCCTTCGCAAAGGGGTTGTTGAAACCAGGGATGAACGTTCTGGTGGATAGACCCAAAAAGTTAGTCAACAATACG GAGGGTTTGAAACAGTGCCTTGCTGACTTCCGTAAAGACCTTCCCTGGGTGGAGAGGTTGGACCTGACCAACCCGCCGGCCGAAGACGTTCTTTCCAAAGTTGAAGGGAAAGTTCCAAATCCGACCAATGGAAACGTCAACGCGGACGATGACTTCCAGAGGGAGATGTTCTT CTACCGTCAAGCTCAAGCTTCAGTCCTAGAGGCGCTGCCCCTCTTAAAAAAGCATGGCATAGCCACCAAGAGGCCTGACGATTACTTTGCAGAGATGGCCAAGTCAGACCAGCACATGCAGAAG ATCAGGAAAAAGCTGATCTCAAAGCAGATGATACTGGAGAAGTCGGAGAAGGCCAAGAAACTGCGCGAGCAACGGAAGTTTGGCAAAAAG GTCCAAATAGAAGTGAtccagaagagacagaaagagaagaaggctATGATGTCTGCTGTAAAGAAATACCAGaaag GAATGACCGACAAACTGGATTTCTTGGAAGGAGACAAGAAGGCGGGTAAAGACTCTGCTCAGGGTCCCAAGAAGGCGATGAACAAGAATGG CTCCAATGCCAAGAGAAAATACAAGGACCAGAAGTTTGGCTTTGGAGGCAAGAAAAGTGGAAAGAAGTGGAACACCAAGGAGAGCTTCAATGATGTTTCCAGTTTCCGCGCCAAAGTGGCTCATGCAAAGGGCGCcaaaggagggaagaagggcAAAGGAGGACAAAAT AAACGCCCGGGCAAGTCTGTACGCAGGAAGATGAAGTCTCGCTCGTAA
- the cfap144 gene encoding cilia- and flagella-associated protein 144 codes for MAGKEKPDLVHQNAIHVETIRKEQRHQNLHTEFSINPHRKLHVLPDKPMSRKPTEVVAENSDFIEDFIEAFHKARQEPTKKHTTPQTESQEIGWVSTPLIPSNRSDKRLHFHRFSTDVTIHKESALRSSN; via the exons ATGGCAGGAAAGGAGAAGCCGGATCTGGTCCATCAAAACGCGATTCACGTCGAGACGATCCGCAAAGAGCAAAGGCACCAGAACCTCCACACGGAGTTCAGCATCAACCCGCACAGGAAAT TGCATGTCCTGCCAGACAAACCCATGTCTCGGAAACCAACAGAAGTGGTTGCAGAAAACT CGGACTTCATCGAGGACTTCATCGAGGCCTTCCACAAGGCCCGCCAGGAGCCCACCAAGAAACACACGACGCCACAGACTGAGAGTCAGGAGATAGGATGGGTGTCGACTCCACTG ATCCCATCAAACCGCAGCGACAAGAGATTACATTTCCACCGATTCAGCACAGATGTCACCATACACAAAGAATCGGCCCTGCGTTCATCAAATTAG